The following proteins are encoded in a genomic region of Brachyhypopomus gauderio isolate BG-103 unplaced genomic scaffold, BGAUD_0.2 sc51, whole genome shotgun sequence:
- the LOC143487904 gene encoding uncharacterized protein LOC143487904 gives MATAEERALVKLGSELDKLGRQIQRLLEKQAELTQEKTRLEAARDAAYSAVSTPSSRRLSATAILTRAPGWERQRGRGRQPASSPLPQPDFSSANPFEVLSSRRSCPGRGQAASLGAEAARRLRHRRPSRGGCRHLRPAQRDPEGALPLASGHRAEEDVGQACCLRSASNVPARVRVIQSSFLSPQLAPGHL, from the exons atggctaccgcggaggaacgggctctcgtcaagctcggctcggagctggacaagttgggtcggcagatccagcgtcttctggagaagcaagcggagctcacccaggagaagaccaggctcgaggccgcccgcgacgctgcctactcggccgtctccactccctcgtcacggcggctcagcgcgaccgccatcttgacccgggcaccaggctgggagcgccagcgaggacgcggaaggcagccggcgtcgtcacccctacctcagccggacttctcctctgcgaatccgttcgaggtgctcagctccag GCGCTCGTGTCCTGGACGTGGCCAGGCGGCTTCCCTCGGCGCTGAAGCAGCGAGACGACTTCGGCACCGTCGTCCTTCACGTGGGGGCTGTCGACACCTTCGCCCGGCGCAGCGAGATCCTGAAGGAGCACTACCGCTCGCTTCTGGACACCGCGCGGAAGAAGACGTCGGCCAGGCTTGTTGTCTCCGGTCCGCTTCCAACGTTCCGGCGAGGGTGAGAGTCATACAGtcgtcttttctgtctccacagctggctccgggacacctgtag